In a genomic window of Deltaproteobacteria bacterium:
- a CDS encoding LPXTG cell wall anchor domain-containing protein — GGGGGCAIVGSKAPILQGAGAFILLLLIGGWYVVRRRKK; from the coding sequence GGCGGCGGCGGCGGATGCGCCATCGTCGGATCGAAGGCGCCGATTCTCCAGGGTGCAGGAGCCTTCATCCTGCTGCTCCTCATCGGTGGATGGTACGTTGTCAGGAGAAGGAAGAAGTAA
- the galE gene encoding UDP-glucose 4-epimerase GalE — protein MAENVLVAGGAGYIGSHVVRELMRKGGNVTVVDNLSTGHRWAVPEGVLEVEDIGDAERMKAILREKNVDTVMHFAAHIVVPESVANPYKYYVNNVLKTIELLRAMAETGVRNFIFSSSAAVYGNPERVPIREDEPIKPINPYGNTKAAVERILEDFSAAHGTGFVSLRYFNAAGADPAGGLGECHDPETHLIPLLLKAARGQIPGAKIFGTDYPTPDGTCIRDYIHVNDLAEAHILALSYLAGGGKNAFFNCGYGRGYSVREVVDMAKRVTGVDFPVTEEARRPGDPPVLVADSTELAKNLAWKPEHDDLEHIVKTAWEWERNL, from the coding sequence ATGGCGGAAAACGTTCTCGTCGCCGGCGGTGCCGGGTACATCGGAAGCCACGTGGTCAGGGAGTTGATGAGAAAAGGAGGGAACGTCACCGTGGTGGACAACCTCTCCACGGGGCACCGGTGGGCTGTCCCCGAAGGGGTCCTCGAGGTGGAGGACATAGGCGACGCGGAGAGGATGAAGGCGATTCTCCGGGAAAAGAACGTAGACACGGTCATGCACTTTGCCGCCCACATCGTCGTGCCCGAAAGCGTGGCAAACCCGTACAAGTACTACGTGAACAACGTGCTCAAAACGATAGAGCTCCTCCGCGCCATGGCGGAAACGGGCGTTCGAAACTTCATCTTCTCCTCGTCGGCTGCCGTGTACGGCAATCCCGAAAGGGTGCCCATCCGGGAAGACGAGCCGATAAAGCCGATAAACCCCTACGGGAACACGAAGGCAGCGGTGGAGCGGATCCTCGAGGACTTTTCGGCGGCCCACGGCACAGGGTTCGTGTCCCTTCGGTATTTTAACGCCGCCGGCGCCGACCCCGCGGGGGGCCTGGGGGAGTGCCACGACCCCGAAACCCACCTGATTCCCCTCCTTTTGAAAGCAGCCAGGGGGCAGATTCCCGGCGCGAAAATCTTCGGGACCGACTACCCCACGCCGGACGGCACCTGCATAAGGGACTACATCCACGTAAACGACCTGGCAGAGGCGCACATCCTCGCGCTTAGCTACCTTGCGGGCGGGGGAAAGAACGCCTTCTTCAACTGCGGTTACGGCAGGGGCTACTCCGTCCGGGAAGTGGTGGACATGGCAAAGAGGGTAACCGGGGTCGATTTCCCGGTCACGGAAGAGGCCCGGCGGCCCGGGGACCCGCCCGTTTTGGTGGCAGACAGCACGGAGCTTGCGAAAAACCTTGCGTGGAAACCGGAGCACGACGACCTCGAGCACATCGTGAAGACGGCCTGGGAGTGGGAGAGAAATCTATAA
- the gmd gene encoding GDP-mannose 4,6-dehydratase, which yields MAKKALITGITGQDGSYLAEFLLSKGYEVHGIIRRASTFNTSRIERIYVDPHEPEARLYLHYGDLADSGQLDNLIYNIRPDEIYHLGAQSHVRVSFDIPEYTGNITALGTARILESIRRSGVKSRFYQASSSEMFGVAPPPQNEKTPFYPRSPYAAAKVYAYWMAVNYREAYKLFSSNGILFNHESPRRGETFVTRKITRALAHIKLGKQSKLYLGNLDAKRDWGFAPEYVECMWRILQHDRPDDFVIGTGETHSVREFLDEAFRYAGLDFNEYVEIDTKYFRPTEVDCLLADAGKAKRDLGWEPRVPFKELVKIMVDFDFKAHGIEPPGEGIKALEEKGLSWTDNALSMERENDE from the coding sequence TTGGCAAAGAAAGCACTCATAACGGGGATCACAGGCCAGGACGGCTCTTACCTCGCCGAGTTTCTTCTCTCGAAGGGATATGAAGTGCACGGGATAATAAGGAGAGCCAGCACGTTTAACACCTCCAGGATCGAGAGAATATACGTCGATCCGCACGAGCCGGAAGCGCGGCTTTACCTTCATTATGGAGACCTTGCAGATTCGGGTCAGCTCGATAACCTTATCTATAATATAAGGCCCGACGAGATATACCATTTGGGGGCCCAGAGCCATGTGCGGGTGAGCTTCGATATACCCGAATATACAGGCAACATAACTGCCCTTGGCACGGCGAGGATCCTCGAATCGATCAGGAGGAGCGGTGTAAAAAGTAGATTTTATCAAGCCTCTTCTTCGGAGATGTTCGGTGTTGCTCCTCCTCCCCAGAATGAAAAGACACCTTTTTACCCGAGAAGCCCTTATGCTGCTGCGAAAGTATACGCATACTGGATGGCGGTGAACTACAGGGAAGCCTACAAGCTTTTCTCATCGAACGGGATTTTGTTCAACCACGAATCTCCAAGGAGAGGAGAGACTTTTGTGACCAGAAAGATAACGAGAGCCCTGGCTCACATAAAACTGGGAAAACAGTCAAAGCTCTACCTTGGCAATCTCGATGCGAAAAGGGACTGGGGATTTGCCCCGGAGTATGTGGAGTGTATGTGGAGGATACTCCAGCACGACCGGCCGGATGATTTCGTGATCGGTACGGGAGAGACACATTCGGTCCGCGAATTCCTCGATGAAGCGTTCCGCTATGCCGGGCTCGATTTCAATGAGTATGTGGAAATAGATACCAAGTATTTCCGGCCCACCGAGGTTGACTGCCTTCTGGCCGATGCGGGAAAAGCAAAAAGAGATCTCGGATGGGAGCCAAGAGTTCCTTTCAAAGAGCTGGTGAAGATCATGGTGGATTTTGACTTCAAGGCACACGGCATAGAGCCGCCGGGAGAGGGTATCAAGGCTCTCGAAGAAAAAGGACTTTCGTGGACGGACAATGCTCTCTCGATGGAGAGGGAAAACGACGAATAG
- a CDS encoding NAD-dependent epimerase/dehydratase family protein: MELESKIYVAGHRGLVGSALVRELKRSGFGNLITRTSNEIDLRDRDAVMKFFISEKPEYVFLAAAKVGGIHANDTYPAEFIFDNLAIQLNVIDSARTSGVKKLLFLGSSCIYPRECPQPMREEFFLSGYLEKTNEPYAVAKIAGIIMCEAYRRQYGSVFISAMPTNLYGPGDNFDLKDSHVIPALIRRFHEGKVRGDAEVVVWGTGMPRREFLYADDLASALVFLMKEYDDSGFINVGSGEDISIRDLAELIRNVVGYAGRLTFDSTKPDGTPRKLLDVSRINS, encoded by the coding sequence ATGGAGCTGGAATCGAAAATATACGTTGCCGGACATCGGGGGCTGGTGGGCTCAGCTCTCGTAAGGGAATTGAAGCGATCGGGTTTCGGGAACCTCATAACCCGGACTTCAAATGAGATCGACCTTCGTGACAGAGACGCTGTCATGAAGTTTTTCATATCAGAGAAACCGGAATACGTGTTTCTCGCAGCTGCGAAAGTGGGGGGCATTCACGCAAACGACACCTACCCGGCGGAGTTTATTTTTGATAACCTCGCTATCCAGCTGAACGTTATCGATAGTGCGAGAACGTCCGGCGTTAAGAAACTTCTCTTTCTCGGATCTTCCTGCATTTATCCACGCGAATGTCCCCAGCCTATGAGAGAAGAATTTTTCTTATCGGGATATCTCGAGAAAACCAATGAGCCATATGCTGTGGCAAAAATCGCCGGTATCATCATGTGCGAGGCCTACAGAAGGCAGTATGGCAGCGTATTCATTTCGGCGATGCCCACGAACCTCTATGGGCCGGGAGATAACTTCGACCTGAAGGATTCTCATGTGATCCCGGCACTTATCAGAAGATTTCACGAGGGAAAAGTGAGAGGCGATGCCGAGGTTGTCGTCTGGGGTACGGGAATGCCGAGAAGAGAGTTTCTGTATGCAGATGATCTCGCCAGTGCCCTTGTGTTCCTGATGAAAGAATATGATGACAGCGGGTTTATCAACGTCGGCTCTGGGGAGGATATCTCCATAAGGGACCTTGCTGAATTGATCAGGAATGTGGTTGGATATGCAGGAAGGTTAACGTTTGACTCCACCAAACCAGATGGGACACCGAGAAAGCTCCTCGACGTGTCACGCATCAATTC